One Fundidesulfovibrio terrae genomic window carries:
- a CDS encoding bifunctional adenosylcobinamide kinase/adenosylcobinamide-phosphate guanylyltransferase — protein MIRLILGGEKSGKSDLAYEYFRAAPGPGVVMAMGAARDAAFRLQILEHRLRRDPRVPVLEPGPRLPEALADAAAKGRNVLVDSLDFWLFACMESAPERPNELVGELAEELAGSLSGFVAEGSPACVLVSCEVGLGPIAPTSLARRFARAQGALNQRLARAASEVRLVVAGLPIALK, from the coding sequence ATGATCCGGCTGATTCTGGGCGGCGAGAAGTCGGGCAAGTCCGACCTGGCGTACGAGTACTTCCGCGCCGCCCCCGGCCCCGGCGTGGTCATGGCCATGGGCGCTGCCCGGGACGCGGCGTTCCGCCTTCAGATCCTGGAGCACCGCCTGCGCCGCGACCCGCGCGTGCCGGTGCTGGAGCCCGGGCCCAGGCTACCCGAGGCCCTGGCGGACGCCGCGGCCAAAGGCCGGAACGTGCTGGTGGACAGCCTGGACTTCTGGCTCTTCGCCTGCATGGAGAGCGCCCCGGAGCGCCCGAATGAACTGGTCGGAGAGCTGGCGGAGGAACTGGCCGGGAGCCTTTCCGGGTTCGTGGCCGAGGGCTCCCCGGCGTGTGTGCTGGTGAGCTGCGAGGTGGGCCTGGGCCCCATCGCGCCCACGTCCCTGGCCAGGCGCTTCGCCAGGGCGCAGGGCGCGCTCAACCAACGCCTGGCCCGGGCGGCCTCCGAAGTGAGGCTGGTGGTGGCCGGGCTGCCCATTGCGCTCAAGTGA
- the cbiR gene encoding cobamide remodeling phosphodiesterase CbiR, translated as MNKTPPSWPLATTSWLWPKTLPENLRRIGAWKLPIRQVALLFYQSAASLAYTPADFAAPDHLESHVHLPVDLPWDDGPETVWDIISRLMELPGRLSPWGGVLHPPGDPARLAGVAALWRDRAPGWRLMVENIPGQDLRAHWPVIQDLDLPVCLDVGHLMAFGQHWLLDEPDLPGRVELVHCYAPGIVRERHEHLPLSELSPSQARTILEVLGLIGANTPILFEVFSESDLRDCLENFTKLTRDWRRPE; from the coding sequence ATGAACAAGACCCCGCCCAGCTGGCCCCTGGCGACCACCAGCTGGCTCTGGCCAAAGACTTTGCCGGAAAACCTCCGGCGCATTGGAGCGTGGAAACTGCCCATCCGGCAGGTGGCCCTGCTCTTCTACCAGAGCGCCGCGTCGCTGGCCTACACCCCGGCCGACTTCGCCGCCCCGGACCACCTCGAATCCCACGTGCACCTGCCCGTGGACCTGCCCTGGGACGACGGCCCCGAGACGGTCTGGGACATCATCTCCCGCCTCATGGAGCTCCCGGGCAGGCTCTCCCCCTGGGGCGGCGTTCTGCACCCGCCGGGAGATCCCGCGCGGCTGGCCGGAGTGGCCGCCCTGTGGCGCGACCGCGCCCCGGGCTGGCGGCTCATGGTGGAGAACATACCCGGCCAGGATCTCCGCGCCCACTGGCCCGTGATCCAGGACCTGGACCTGCCCGTGTGCCTGGACGTGGGCCACCTCATGGCCTTCGGCCAGCACTGGCTCCTGGACGAGCCGGACCTGCCGGGCCGGGTGGAACTGGTGCACTGCTACGCGCCGGGCATCGTGCGCGAGCGCCACGAGCACCTGCCGCTCTCGGAGCTCTCCCCCAGCCAGGCCCGGACCATCCTTGAGGTGCTCGGTCTGATCGGGGCGAATACCCCGATACTCTTCGAGGTTTTTTCCGAATCGGACTTGCGCGACTGCCTTGAAAATTTTACCAAACTAACGCGGGACTGGAGGCGTCCGGAATGA